A window of Corallococcus macrosporus DSM 14697 contains these coding sequences:
- a CDS encoding acyl-CoA dehydrogenase family protein, with amino-acid sequence MDVSKAASQQALAPGGAFLFEEVGSARILTPEAFTEEQRLFFKTALQFSREQVLPLAERIEAKDNALLRQLLRQAGELGLLSVDIPEAYGGTGLDKTTSLLLAEAMSLNGSWSVTFGAHTGIGTLPIVWFGNAAQKAKYLPKLATGEWVAAYALTEQGSGSDALGAKTKAALSPDGKHWILNGSKLYITNAAFADVFVVFAKVDGDRFTGFIVEKDTPGLTVGPEEHKMGIRGSSTCPLYFEDARVPVENQLGEVGKGHKIAFNILNYGRLKLGAGVLGGMKLQLQNALRFTQERKQFGAPIVQFPLSREKLARMAALVYAVESMTYRTAGLVDARLEQGDKAAADHEARLLAAVEEYAIESSIMKVHGSESFGQLVDDAVQLHGGAGYIEEYPVERSYRDARINRIFEGTNEINRMLITGMLLKRAVKGELPLFAMAGDVAEALSRGERPPARVRDAQAPEEVAAEAAKHLALHGLRIAAETFGTELEQHQEVLAALSDVVMDAFALDSMVTRTRQAAASGGALDPVRVAMTRLYALDAIPRAYDRTRRALCSTLKGDALTTELKRLGTLDVFTPYDPAALRETVVAALESASGYPLGAV; translated from the coding sequence ATGGACGTATCCAAGGCCGCTTCGCAGCAGGCGCTCGCGCCGGGTGGCGCGTTCCTCTTCGAGGAGGTGGGCTCGGCCCGCATCCTCACACCGGAGGCCTTCACCGAGGAGCAGCGCCTCTTCTTCAAGACGGCGCTCCAGTTCTCCCGGGAGCAGGTCCTCCCCCTGGCCGAGCGAATCGAGGCCAAGGACAACGCGCTCCTGCGCCAGTTGCTGCGCCAGGCTGGCGAGCTGGGCCTCTTGAGCGTGGACATCCCCGAGGCCTACGGCGGCACCGGCCTGGACAAGACGACGTCGCTGCTGCTGGCGGAGGCCATGAGCCTCAACGGCTCGTGGTCGGTGACCTTCGGGGCGCACACCGGCATCGGGACGTTGCCCATCGTCTGGTTCGGCAACGCGGCGCAGAAGGCGAAGTACCTGCCGAAGCTGGCCACCGGGGAGTGGGTGGCGGCCTACGCGCTCACGGAGCAGGGCAGCGGCAGCGACGCGCTGGGCGCGAAGACGAAGGCGGCGCTGTCCCCCGACGGCAAGCACTGGATTCTCAACGGCTCCAAGCTCTACATCACCAACGCGGCCTTCGCGGACGTGTTCGTCGTCTTCGCCAAGGTGGACGGGGACAGGTTCACCGGCTTCATCGTGGAGAAGGACACGCCCGGCCTCACCGTGGGGCCAGAGGAGCACAAGATGGGCATCCGCGGCTCCTCCACCTGCCCGCTCTACTTCGAGGACGCGCGCGTCCCGGTGGAGAACCAGCTCGGCGAGGTGGGCAAGGGCCACAAGATTGCCTTCAACATCCTCAACTACGGCCGCCTCAAGCTGGGCGCCGGCGTGCTGGGGGGCATGAAGCTCCAGCTCCAGAACGCGCTGCGCTTCACGCAGGAGCGCAAGCAGTTCGGCGCGCCCATCGTCCAGTTCCCGCTGTCGCGCGAGAAGCTGGCCCGCATGGCCGCGCTCGTCTACGCGGTGGAGAGCATGACGTACCGCACCGCGGGGCTGGTGGACGCGCGCCTGGAGCAGGGCGACAAGGCCGCCGCGGACCACGAGGCGCGCCTGCTGGCGGCGGTGGAGGAGTACGCCATCGAGTCCTCCATCATGAAGGTGCACGGCTCGGAGTCCTTCGGCCAGCTCGTGGACGACGCCGTCCAGCTCCACGGCGGCGCGGGCTACATCGAGGAGTACCCGGTGGAGCGCTCGTACCGCGACGCGCGCATCAACCGCATCTTCGAGGGCACCAATGAAATCAACCGCATGCTGATAACGGGGATGCTCCTCAAGCGCGCGGTGAAGGGCGAGCTGCCGCTGTTCGCCATGGCCGGCGACGTGGCGGAGGCGTTGTCCCGGGGCGAGCGGCCCCCCGCGCGCGTGCGGGACGCCCAGGCCCCGGAGGAGGTCGCCGCCGAGGCCGCCAAGCACCTGGCGCTGCACGGCCTGCGCATCGCGGCGGAGACCTTCGGGACGGAGCTGGAGCAGCACCAGGAGGTGCTCGCGGCCCTGTCGGACGTGGTGATGGACGCCTTCGCCCTGGACTCCATGGTGACGCGCACGCGCCAGGCCGCGGCCTCCGGCGGCGCCCTGGACCCGGTGCGCGTGGCGATGACGCGGCTCTACGCGCTGGACGCCATCCCCCGCGCCTATGACAGGACGCGCCGCGCGCTGTGCTCGACGCTGAAGGGGGACGCGCTCACCACGGAGCTGAAGCGCCTGGGCACG
- a CDS encoding protein kinase domain-containing protein, with protein MQQPSEGLHFGKYKLLERIATGGMAEIYRARMTAAAGVTKPVVIKKIRPGYAGNSAFLSMFVNEARIAAGLSHGNIAQVFDFGEVDGEYFIAMEWVDGRTLSSVMRRAREKGMYTLPQPLALLIAVEMLEGLAYAHTRLDERGRPLHIVHRDVSPQNVLLSYEGQVKLVDFGIARARLAGSAEPVEHGLKGKYTYFAPEQVRGREPDARSDIFAAGVVIYEMLCGRLPFEGKMPDVLRKLALGDFPRPRDLNPGIPTALERILLTALAVEREQRYATAEAFAEALTRHLHTAAPDVSSSARAHFMGYLFEAELVGEGRPVLLPREFLAQMARWTQSPLERRALREVSPPVREPAAEGDEEERTPIADLELPLPEAPAPQVAPSPPGADEPPPVSRPERTTLPLPALAPATPDAPRLDASAPRAGGLPRMVALGAPIFMALTATLALLVSTSTGTFSVELSSSPPGAAIRVNGKPQTARTPALLTQLPADVEHLLEVQLPGRVPWSQTVRAERGTTLAVHARLLPKRPHTAAPAPRPHQPPPPRELRMPAGRISLSSVVHAFRVPYVSTAQMRLDPSRTYSVRVEGQASLGGVSSVAHAGYFLEGDSRLAARESFGVLDGEDRMVRNASRLHVFLLDANRTDNHGTLRVRVREWGNGSADTILRVDARTHAVKLSRADRFLLRGLEPGTTYEFVLWDTEEPAQTRGFDGGPVSRVLGLYGAGEGPEAAPGLLTLLEVGRPLRIRGTSWLQLAFPDDHLTDNTGSLLLEVTPVAGPDGPPASPPPSSSTPPR; from the coding sequence GTGCAGCAGCCTTCCGAAGGGCTTCATTTCGGTAAATACAAGCTGCTCGAGCGCATCGCGACGGGCGGAATGGCGGAGATCTACCGCGCTCGGATGACGGCAGCGGCGGGTGTCACCAAACCGGTGGTCATCAAGAAAATCCGGCCGGGCTATGCGGGCAACAGCGCCTTCCTCTCGATGTTCGTCAACGAGGCGCGCATCGCCGCGGGGTTGAGCCACGGCAACATCGCCCAGGTCTTCGACTTCGGCGAGGTGGACGGCGAGTACTTCATCGCCATGGAGTGGGTGGACGGGCGCACCCTGTCGAGCGTCATGCGGCGCGCGCGGGAGAAGGGCATGTACACGCTGCCCCAGCCGCTGGCGCTGCTCATCGCCGTGGAGATGCTGGAGGGGCTCGCGTACGCGCACACGCGCCTGGATGAGCGCGGCCGGCCGCTGCACATAGTCCACCGGGACGTCAGCCCGCAGAACGTGCTGCTCAGCTACGAAGGCCAGGTGAAGCTGGTGGACTTCGGCATCGCGCGGGCGCGGCTGGCCGGCAGCGCGGAGCCGGTGGAGCACGGGCTGAAGGGCAAGTACACCTACTTCGCGCCGGAGCAGGTCCGCGGGCGCGAGCCCGACGCGCGCTCGGACATCTTCGCCGCGGGCGTCGTCATCTACGAGATGCTGTGCGGCCGCCTTCCCTTCGAAGGGAAGATGCCGGACGTGCTGCGCAAGCTCGCCCTGGGCGACTTCCCGCGCCCCCGCGACCTCAACCCCGGCATCCCCACCGCGCTGGAGCGCATCCTGCTCACCGCGCTGGCCGTGGAGCGCGAGCAGCGCTACGCCACCGCGGAGGCCTTCGCCGAGGCCCTCACCCGCCACCTCCACACGGCCGCGCCCGACGTGTCCTCCAGCGCGCGCGCCCACTTCATGGGCTACCTCTTCGAGGCGGAGCTGGTGGGCGAAGGCCGCCCCGTGCTGCTGCCCCGCGAGTTCCTGGCGCAGATGGCCCGGTGGACCCAGTCCCCCCTGGAGCGGCGCGCCCTCCGCGAGGTCTCACCGCCCGTCCGCGAGCCCGCCGCCGAGGGCGACGAGGAGGAGCGGACCCCCATCGCGGACCTCGAGCTGCCCCTGCCCGAGGCGCCGGCCCCCCAGGTGGCCCCGAGCCCGCCCGGGGCCGACGAGCCGCCTCCCGTCAGCCGTCCGGAGCGCACCACCCTGCCGCTGCCCGCGCTGGCGCCGGCCACGCCGGACGCTCCGCGCCTGGACGCCTCCGCGCCGCGGGCGGGCGGCCTGCCCCGGATGGTCGCGTTGGGCGCGCCCATCTTCATGGCCCTGACGGCCACGCTGGCCCTGCTGGTCTCGACGAGCACGGGCACCTTCTCCGTGGAGCTGAGCTCGTCCCCGCCGGGCGCCGCCATCCGGGTGAACGGCAAGCCGCAGACCGCGCGCACCCCCGCCCTGCTCACCCAGCTCCCGGCGGACGTGGAGCACCTGCTGGAGGTCCAGCTCCCCGGCCGGGTGCCGTGGAGCCAGACGGTGCGCGCCGAGCGCGGCACCACGCTGGCCGTCCATGCCCGGCTGCTCCCCAAGCGGCCCCACACGGCCGCGCCGGCCCCGCGGCCCCACCAGCCCCCGCCGCCGCGGGAGCTGCGGATGCCCGCCGGGCGGATTTCACTGTCCAGCGTGGTGCACGCCTTCCGCGTGCCCTACGTGTCCACCGCGCAGATGCGCCTGGACCCGTCGCGCACCTACAGCGTCCGGGTGGAGGGCCAGGCCTCGCTGGGAGGCGTCAGCTCGGTGGCGCACGCCGGCTACTTCCTGGAGGGCGACTCGCGGCTGGCCGCGCGCGAGTCCTTCGGGGTGCTGGACGGCGAGGACCGGATGGTGCGCAACGCGTCGCGGCTCCACGTCTTCCTGCTGGACGCGAACCGGACGGACAACCACGGCACGCTGCGGGTCCGCGTGCGCGAGTGGGGCAACGGCAGCGCCGACACCATCCTCCGCGTGGATGCCCGGACGCACGCGGTGAAGCTGTCGCGCGCCGACCGCTTCCTGCTGCGCGGCCTGGAGCCGGGGACGACCTACGAGTTCGTGCTGTGGGACACGGAGGAGCCCGCGCAGACGCGGGGCTTCGACGGAGGCCCCGTGAGCCGCGTGCTGGGCCTGTACGGCGCCGGCGAGGGCCCGGAGGCCGCGCCCGGACTGCTGACGCTGCTGGAGGTGGGGCGTCCGCTCCGCATCCGGGGCACCTCCTGGCTGCAGCTCGCCTTCCCGGATGACCACCTGACGGACAACACGGGCAGCCTGCTGCTGGAGGTGACGCCCGTGGCGGGGCCCGATGGCCCGCCCGCTTCGCCACCTCCGTCCTCCAGCACGCCCCCCCGGTAA
- a CDS encoding ArsR/SmtB family transcription factor: MHAFDVLGDPVRRRILELLAEGERPSGEVTERIQAEFGISQPAVSQHLKVLRDSGFAEVRAEGTRRLYRVDTAPLQQVDAWLERFRVFWAPRLDALATEVARGKRARAKADKEGGGA, translated from the coding sequence ATGCATGCCTTCGACGTCCTGGGTGATCCGGTGCGCCGGCGAATCCTCGAGCTCCTCGCCGAAGGGGAACGCCCCTCCGGCGAGGTGACGGAGCGCATCCAGGCGGAGTTCGGCATCAGCCAGCCCGCGGTCAGCCAGCACCTGAAGGTGCTGCGCGACAGCGGCTTCGCGGAGGTGCGCGCGGAGGGCACGCGCCGCCTCTATCGCGTGGACACCGCGCCGCTTCAGCAGGTCGACGCGTGGCTGGAGCGGTTTCGCGTCTTCTGGGCACCCCGCCTGGACGCGCTCGCCACCGAGGTCGCGCGCGGCAAGCGGGCCCGGGCCAAGGCCGACAAGGAGGGCGGCGGCGCGTAA
- a CDS encoding CarD family transcriptional regulator: MPEGSASLQLAVGDRVVYPNQGVCRVSAIDVKEVAGQKLTFVTMRREEDGAVVMVPEGKVLAIGVRKVASAEDVEAIFSFLRSDSDKADLDWKQRARTNLDRMTQGGIMGLAEVVKGLQVLSELRPLPTKERELYDNARHLLVTEVAAALGTAEVNAEDAIDIVLFPPGRERPKRTAAEFQREDGDLDLEGDLLGLDGDLDLPSDEEPSEPSEEESSEEGEGEEAESSEEAAPKKRGRPPKAKAAPAEGAEPAAPKKRGRPPKPKPEPTAEGAEPPAPKKRGRPPKPKPPEAEGAAPAAPKKRGRPPKVNPPEGES; encoded by the coding sequence ATGCCTGAAGGGTCCGCGTCACTCCAGCTCGCGGTTGGCGACCGGGTCGTCTATCCGAACCAGGGGGTCTGCCGCGTCTCCGCCATCGACGTGAAGGAAGTGGCGGGACAGAAGCTCACCTTCGTCACCATGCGCCGCGAAGAGGATGGCGCCGTCGTGATGGTGCCCGAGGGCAAGGTGCTCGCCATCGGCGTGCGCAAGGTGGCCTCCGCCGAGGACGTGGAGGCCATCTTCTCCTTCCTCCGCTCGGACAGCGACAAGGCCGACCTGGACTGGAAGCAGCGAGCGCGTACCAACCTGGACCGGATGACCCAGGGCGGCATCATGGGCCTGGCCGAGGTCGTCAAGGGGCTCCAGGTCCTCAGCGAGCTGCGCCCGCTGCCGACCAAGGAGCGCGAGCTCTACGACAACGCCCGCCACCTGCTGGTGACGGAAGTGGCCGCCGCGCTGGGCACCGCGGAGGTCAACGCCGAGGACGCCATCGACATCGTCCTGTTCCCGCCCGGCCGCGAGCGCCCCAAGCGCACCGCCGCCGAGTTCCAGCGCGAGGACGGCGACCTGGACCTGGAAGGCGACCTGCTGGGCCTGGACGGCGACCTGGACCTGCCCTCCGACGAGGAGCCCTCCGAGCCGTCCGAGGAGGAGTCCAGCGAGGAAGGCGAGGGCGAGGAGGCCGAGTCCTCCGAGGAAGCGGCCCCCAAGAAGCGCGGCCGTCCGCCCAAGGCGAAGGCGGCCCCCGCCGAGGGCGCCGAGCCCGCCGCGCCCAAGAAGCGTGGCCGCCCGCCCAAGCCCAAGCCGGAGCCCACGGCCGAGGGCGCCGAGCCGCCCGCGCCCAAGAAGCGCGGCCGTCCGCCCAAGCCCAAGCCGCCCGAGGCGGAAGGTGCCGCCCCCGCCGCGCCCAAGAAGCGCGGCCGTCCGCCCAAGGTCAACCCCCCCGAGGGTGAGAGCTGA
- a CDS encoding SRPBCC family protein — MSDVQRYLGAVVREVERREHEGKPARVVVATRDYDTTPEDLWDALTNPERLPRWFLPVTGELKLGGRYQLKGNAEGSVTRCEPPRHLAVTWEFGGGISWVDVILAAAPGGGTRLRLEHMAHLSPHWESYGPGAVGVGWELGLVQGLARHLESGGAAVDPAAVEAWTTSEEGKAFITASSEGWGAADAKAGEDAATAKARAARTTAFYTGAPPPDVRHPGT; from the coding sequence ATGAGTGATGTGCAGCGCTATCTGGGGGCCGTCGTACGTGAGGTGGAGCGCCGTGAGCATGAGGGCAAGCCCGCGCGCGTCGTGGTCGCCACGCGCGACTACGACACGACGCCGGAGGACCTCTGGGACGCGCTGACCAACCCGGAGCGGCTTCCCCGCTGGTTCCTGCCCGTCACCGGCGAGCTGAAGCTGGGCGGGCGGTATCAGCTCAAGGGCAACGCGGAGGGGAGCGTCACCCGCTGCGAGCCGCCGCGGCACCTGGCGGTGACGTGGGAGTTCGGCGGGGGCATCAGTTGGGTGGACGTCATCCTGGCGGCGGCCCCGGGCGGTGGCACGCGGCTGCGGCTGGAGCACATGGCCCATCTCAGCCCGCATTGGGAGTCCTACGGGCCCGGCGCGGTGGGCGTGGGTTGGGAGCTGGGGCTGGTGCAGGGGCTGGCCAGGCACCTGGAGTCCGGCGGCGCCGCCGTGGACCCCGCCGCGGTGGAGGCCTGGACGACCTCGGAGGAGGGCAAGGCCTTCATCACGGCCAGCAGTGAAGGCTGGGGGGCGGCGGACGCGAAGGCCGGAGAGGACGCCGCGACGGCGAAGGCTCGCGCGGCCCGGACGACGGCCTTCTATACTGGGGCTCCGCCGCCCGACGTGCGGCACCCGGGGACCTGA